The DNA sequence CTTCGGGTCCTGCGGCAGCTGGTAGTTCGCGGCCTCCGCCCAGGGGAGCGTCTTGTGGTTGGACTGGCCGGTGGTCCGGACCAGGGCGAGGTTGCCGACGTGGAACGTCGCGTTCTGCCAGTCGATCGCGTCGAGGTTCGTACCGTTGGCCACCCAGTAGTTGCCGGCGGAGACCATCTGGTCCGCGACGGCGCAGTCCGCGGCGGCCGCGGTGGCCACCGGAGCGGACAGCAGCCCGCCGGTCAGCGTCACGGCCGCGAGCACGCCTAAGCCGCGAATTCCCGGGAAACGCATGGGAGCGTCCTCCTCAGCAGGTCGTGGCGGCGGGTGGGTCGCAGCGAGTGTTCAGGCTTCCCGCTGGACGTGTCAAGGTGCCGGTGAGCGGTACGGCGCAACGGTTTCCAGCAGCCGGCGCGACGCGGATTCGGCCCCGTCGGCGTTCTTCGCCAGCACCAGCGTGAGCACGCGGGAGTGCGCGACGAGCTCCAGCGGCTCGCCGTGCGCCCGCAGAGCCGCGACGACGGGCACCTGTAGCTGCGCGATGAGCGCGTTGCCGGAAGCGCGGATCAAGGCTGCGTGGAACTCCGAGTCGGCGTCGTGGAAGGCCGCGGTGTCCTGGCGTTCCACCGCGTCCGCCATCAGTTCGTAGGCCGCGGCCATCGCCGAGAGCTCGCCCGGGCGCCGGTGGTGCGCGGCCAACCGGGCCGCCTGTGGCTCGATGGTCAGCCGCAGCTCCAGCAGCTCGTGCAGGTGCTTGCGGCCGTCGGGCCCGTTGACGCGCCACGCGATGACGTCGGGGTCGATCGCGTCCCACGCCTCCGGTGGCAGTGTCCACGTGCCGACGCGCGGCCGCGCGGTCACCATGCCCTTCGACTCCAGCACGCGCAGCGCTTCGCGGACCACCGTCCGGGATGCGGAGAAGCGGCGTCCGAGTTCCTCGGGGACGAGCGGCTGCCCGTCCCCGAGGACGCCTTCGACGATGAGCCTGCCCAGCTCGTCCACTATCCGAGCGTGGAGGTTCACCGCTACTCGGGCAGGCCGACGCGGCGCTCTCCGCTGCGCAGCTGCTGCAGCACGACCGCGATCACCAGCAGCGCGCCGTGGGCGACGTTCTGCCAGAACGGGTTGATGCCCAGTCCGGACATGCCGTTGTCGAGCACGCCCAGGATGATCACCGCGAGCACGGTGGAGATGATCGACCCGCGGCCGCCCTTGAGCATCGTGCCGCCGAGCGCGGCACCGGTGACGGCCTGCAGCTCCAGGCCCTCGGACCCGGACACCGGCTGGCCCGAGCCGGTGCGCGCGGTGATCAGGACACCCGCGACCGCCGCGACCACGCCGGCCAGCGCGTAGACGCCGATGATGTACCGGTTGATGTTGATGCCGGCCAGCCGCGCGGCCGTGTCGTTGCCGCCGATCGCGTAGACGTTGCGGCCGATGTCGGTGTACTTCAGCAGGGAGTGCAGCGCCGCCGCGACGATCAGGAACACCCACACCAGCGACGGCAGGCCGAGGATGGCGCCCTTGGCCAGGAAGATGAACAGGTCGTCGCCACCGGTGTAGCCCTGCGACTTGCCGTCCGAGATCACCTGCGCGATGCCCTTGTAGGTGGCCAGCATGGCCAGCGTCGCGACCACCGGGTTGACCCGGCCGAAGATGATGATCATGCCGTTGACCAGGCCGCAGACGATGCCGACGCCGACCGCGGCGAGGATGCCGACCTCGGCGTTGCCGGACGAGGTGAACACCATCGCCGAGACGACCGAGGCGAGGCCCGCCATCGAGCCGACCGAGATGTCCAGCGCGCCCAGGATGATCACCAGGGTCTGCACCAGCGCGAGCAGCCCCATGATGGTGATCGCGCTGCCGATCAGCAGCAGGTTGTTGGTGCGCAGGAAGTTGTCGTTCAGGACGCTCAGCAGGATGATCAGCGCGACGAGCGTGATGATCAGGCTCGAGTTCTGGACGCCGATGCCGGTCAGCACGCGGCGGAGAACCGAAGGCTGCTGCGGCGCTCCGGGTTCTTGGGCGGCCTTCTCCTGGGTGGGGGTACTCATGCGCCGACCTCGCTGACGCTCAGCTCGGCCTGAGCGGCGAGCGCTGTGTTGAATGATTCGTTCGCAAGCTCACTCATGCGCCGATCTCCTGCTGCTCTTCTACTGCGGGTTCGGTTTCGGGGATGGCGAGGGTCAGCACGGCTTCCTCGGTGGCGTCGGCACTGGCGATCTCGCCGGCCAGCCGCCCCGCGCGCATCACGAGGATGCGGTCGGCCAGCGTCAGCACCTCGGGCAGGTCCGACGAGATGACCAGCAGCGCGATGCCTTCCGCGGCGAGGCCGTCGATGATCCGGTAGATCTCGGCCTTCGCGCCGACGTCGACGCCGCGGGTCGGCTCGTCGAGGATCAGCAGCTTCGGCCGCCGCGCGAGCCACCGCGCCAGGACGGCCTTCTGCTGGTTGCCGCCGGAAAGCTTGCGGACTTCCTGCTCCATCGACGGCGTCCGCACGCGGAGCTCGCGGATGTACTCCTCGACGAGCGTGCGTTCCTTCGCGCGCTTCACGACGCGGAAGCGGCGAAGGCGGTCGAGGACCGAGATGGAGATGTTGTCGCGCACGGACCGCTGCATCAGCAACGCGTCCGTCTTGCGCTCTTCGGGCGCGAAGCCGATGCCGGCTTTGACGGCGTCGCCGGGGTTGCGCGCGCGCAGCCGCTTTCCGGCGAGCTCGACCGTCCCGGACCGGATCGGCAGGTCGGCGACGATCGCGCGGGCCAGCTCGGAACGTCCCGCGCCGACCAGCCCGGCCAGGCAGACGACCTCGCCCGCGCGGACCTGCAGAGAGATGCCGGTGACGTCGTCGGTGGTCACGTTGTCGAGCTTCAGCACGACTTCGCCGGTGTCCTGCGTGACACGGCGTTCGAGCGCCGAGAGGTCGCGGCCGATCATCATCCGGACCAGGCTGGCTTCGTCGGTCTCCCCGGCCTGCTGGACGCCGACGAGCTTCCCGTCGCGCAGCACCGCGACGCGGTCGGCGAGCCGGAAGATCTCCTTCATCCGGTGCGAGACGTAGACGACCGCGACACCGTTGTCGCGCAGCCGGCCGATCAGCCGGAACAGCGCGTCCACCTCGTGTTCGGACAGCGACGACGTCGGCTCGTCGAAGGCGATCACCTTCGGCGGGGTGGCCGCGGTGAGCACGCGGAGGATCTCGACGATCTGGCGCTGCGCGGCCGAGAGCGCGACGCCGAGCGTCGCCGGGTTGAGCACGCCTTCGAAGCCGTACTCGGCCAGCGCGTCCTGCGTCGCCTTCAGCAGCGTGCGGCGGTTGAAGACCCGGGCCTTGGCGGGGAGCTCGCCGACGAAGACGTTCTCCGCCACCGAAACGTGCGGGATGATCTCGGGTTCCTGGTAGATCACGCGCACCCCGGCGGCCATCGCCGCGCGCGGGGTGTCGAAGGTGATCTCGGTGCCGTCGAGCAGCAGGCGGCCGTCGTCGGGCCCCTGGTCGCCGGAGAGCACCCGCAGGAGGGTCGACTTGCCGGCGCCGTTCTCGCCCATCAGCGCGAGGACCTCGCCGGAGCGGATCTCCAGGGAGACGTCGTCGAGGGCGGTGACCCCGGAGAAGCGCTTGCCGATGCCCTCGACGGCGAGCGCGGGAGCAGAGCTGGACATGATCGCCCTTCGAGCGGTGGAACCCGTGCCCGTCACTTTCACGTGAAAGTGACGGGCACGGGAGATCGGTCAGGTGCAGTTGACGCCGGCCTGCTTGTAGTTGTCCTTGTTGACGATCGTGGTCTTCGCGATCGTCTCCGCGGGCAGCTCCTTGCCGTTCTTCACCTTGTCCACCAGCACCTGGATCGCCGAACGGCCGACCTCGGCGCCGGAGATGTAGAGCGCGGACTTGTTGCCGGTGTCCTTGCCCGCCGCCCAGTCCTTGCAGGTGAGGTACGCGCCGAGTCCGACGCCGATGATGTTGTTCGCCTGTACGCCCGAGTTGGCCAGCGCCGTCACGACACCGGTCTCGTTCTCGTCGTTGCAGCCCCAGACGACCCAGTGCTTGACACCCGGGTTCGAACCGATCACCGCGCCGGAGCGGTTCTGCGCGTCGACCGGCGAGTTGTCCGTGCCGACGTCGATCACCGGGATGCTCGGGTCGCCGGCCTTCGCGAACGCGGACTTGGCGGCGTTGACGCGGTCGGTGCAGACGCTGAGGTCCTGCTTGTAGGCGCTGATGATCTTGGTGTCGGCGGCGGTCCAGCCGGCGGCCTTGAACAGTTTCCCGGCCTCGGTGCCGACCGAGTCGCCCATCTGGCTGCCGTTGAAGCCGACGAACGGGGCCTTCGCGCCGGAGCCGTCCTTGATGACGTCGTCGGAGGCGATGATCGGGATGCCCGCGCTCTTCGCCTTGTCGATCACCTGCGGGCCGATGGCCTGGTCGGGGACGACGATGGCGACGCCGTTCGCGCCCTGCGCGACCGCGGCGTCCAGTTCGGTGATCGCCTTGTTGGCGTCCTGGCCGAGGTTGACGACCTTGAGCTCGACACCGAGCTCCTTCGCCTTCTCCTGCGCCCCCTGCGCCTGCTCGACGAAGTACTGCTGGTCACCCTGTTTCTGCAGGTAGTACAGCGTGATCTTGCCGTTGGCGGGCGCCTGCTGCGACGCCGGTGCTTCGGTCTTGCCGGAGGAGCAGGCCGCCAACATGACACCAGCAATCAAACAACAACCAACAACGCCCCAGGTCCGTGACCTGTGCGGGTATGTGGACATCGAGTGCTCCCATGGGGGCCGGGGATGAGTGTTGCGGGCGCGTGAACGCCGTGTGACTCGTATTACAAGACACTCGTTCGGGTGACGTCAAGACGCTGCGGCCAGGCAGTTAGCGGAGTGAGATCTACTCTGTGTGATCGTCGTGTCGCGCGAGCTCGGCCATTAATCGTATTAATGGGGGCTCAACCTGCGCGTTGTCCGATGGTTGTCCAGTGTGAGTGTTGTGATCGGTGTTGTCGACTGTTGCGCTGGTTCCTGGTGGAAGCTGCCCACGGGATGTCGGATTCGCCCGACTGGGAGGATGGCCCGACCACGTCCACGAGGGGGATCGATGACGAGCTACCGCTTCGCCGCGCTCGCCGGGACCGCCGTCCTGCTGGCCGCCTGCAGCAGCCCGCCGCAGCAGGGCCCGGCGCCGACGCCGTTCCCGGAGTCGTCTTCGGACGCTTCGGCTCCGGCGCCCGACGGGTCGTTCAGCGTCGTCGCGACCGGCGACGTCCTGATCCACCCGGCGCTGTCGGACCAGGCCGAGGCCGACGGGCACGGCAAGTTCGACTACCGGCCGCTGCTGGCCGGGATCAAGCCGCTGATCTCCGGCGCCGACCTCGGCATCTGCCACCTCGAGACGCCGCTGGCGCCCGAAGGCGGGCCGTACAGCGGATATCCGTCGTTCAGTGCGCCGCCGGAGATCGCGGCGGCGATCAAGGACACCGGGTACGACACCTGCTCGACAGCGTCCAACCACACCATCGACCAGGGCGCGGGCGGCGTCGAGCGGACCTTGGACGCGCTCGACGCGAACGGCCTCAAGCACACCGGCTCGGCCCGGTCGGCGAAGGAAGCGGCGACGCCGCTGATCCTGGACGTCCACGGCGTCAAGGTCGCGCAGGTGTCCTACGCCTTCGGCTTCAACGGGATCAAGGTGCCGGCCGGGAAACCGTGGCTGGCCAACCAGATCGACGTCGACGACGTCCTGGCGGCGGCGAAGAAGGCTCGCGAAGCGGGCGCGCAGGTCGTGATCGCGAGCCTGCACTGGGGCGTCGAGTACCAGCACGACCCGACGGCCGAGCAGCGCAGCCAGGCGAAGAAGCTGCTCGGGTCGGCCGACATCGACCTGATCGTCGGCCACCACGCGCACGTGGTGCAGCCGTTCGAGAAGGTGGGGGACAAGTGGGTGGCCTACGGCCTCGGCAACAGCGTCGCCCGCCACTCCGACCCGCGCGGGGACACGGAGGAAGGCGCGGCGGCCCGGTTCCGCTTCGTCCGCGACGGCGACCGCTGGAAGGTCGACAAGGCCGAATACGTCCCGACCCTGATCAAGCTGGACACGCCCATCCGCCTTCTCGACTTGTCGACATCCCCGGCGTCAGCGCAGGTCACCAAGGCCCTGAGCGACACGGACAAGAACATCCTGTCGCTGGGAGCGGACAAAGACGGCCTCACCCGCCCCGGCAAGTAGCCGTACCCGGAGGGTCGGTTCGCGTACCCAGGGAGTCGGTTCGCGTACCCAGAGGGTCGGTTCGCGTACCCAGGGAGTCGGTTCGCGTACCCAGGGAGTCGGTTCGCGTACCCAGAGGGTCGGTTCGCGTACCCAGGGAGTCGGTTCGCGAGCCGACCCTCCAGGCACGCGAACCGACTGTCCAGGCACGCGAACCGACTGTCCAGGCACGCGAACCGACCCTCCGGGTACGGGGTCAGTGGGTGCGGGTGGTGATCAGGCGGGCCAGGGTGGCGAGTTCGGCGCCGGCACGCGGGACCGGGTTCACCGCGGCCAGGTCGCGGAGGCCCTTGGCCAGGAGGGCTTCGGCCTGGGCCTGGCTCCACTGGCGGCCGCCAGCCTCGTCGACGAGAGCGGCCGCGCGGGCGAGCGAAGCCTCGTCGAGCGGGTCCGGGCCCGAGTAGAGCTCGGCCAGTTCGGCGCCCGCCGCCGTGCCGGAGCACAGGGCCGTCACCACCGGCAGCGACTTCTTGCGGTTCTGCAGGTCCGAGTACACCGGCTTGCCGGTGACGTCGGGGTCGCCCCAGATGCCGAGCAGGTCGTCGATGTGCTGGAACGCCAGGCCGACCGACCGGCCGAATGCCCCCAGTCGCTCGGCATCCTCGGGCTTTCCCCGCCCGGCCAGCGCGCCGAGCGTGCACGCCGCGCCCAGCAGCGCCGCCGTCTTGCCCTCCGCCATCCGGACGCACTCGCCCGGCGTGACGTCGTCGCGTTGCTCGAAGCCGAGGTCCGCGGCCTGGCCGTCGAGCAGGTCGAGGACCCCGGCCGACAGCAGCCGGGTGCTCGCGACCCCGCTCGGCGCGAGGAGCTCGAACGCCAGTGACAGCAACGCGTCCCCGGCGAGCACCGCCGGGCCGGTGCCGAACACCGTCCACGCCGTGGGCCGGTGCCGCCGGGTCGTGTCGCCGTCCATGACGTCGTCGTGCAGCAGCGAGAAGTTGTGCACGAGCTCGACCGCGACGGCGGCGGACACGGCGTCCGCCGCGTCCCCGCCCACCGCCTCCGCGCACAGCAGCACCAGCGCCGGGCGCAGCGCTTTGCCGCCGTCACCCCGCGTCGGCTCGCCCTTCGCGTCGCACCAGCCGAAGTGGTAGCCCGCGATCCGCCGCATCGACTCCGGCAGCCGCTCGGCCGCCGTCCGCGTCGCCGCGTCGACCAGGCTCTTGCTCCAGGTCAGGACGTCGGAGAGCGGGCGGGCCGCGGTGCGTGTGTCCAAGGTGGTCATCAGCGCCCGACCTCGACGTCGCCGAGCACGCCGAGCGCGTCCGGCACCAGCACGGCCGCCGAGTGGTAGGCGCTGACCAGGTACGACGTCACCGCGCGCTCGTTGATGCCCAGGAACCGCACGTTGAGGCCCGGCTGGTACTCGTCCGGCAGCGACGCCGGCCGCAGCCCGATCACGCCGGCGTCGTCCTCGCCGGTGCGCATCGCGATGATCGACGTCG is a window from the Amycolatopsis sp. NBC_00355 genome containing:
- a CDS encoding FadR/GntR family transcriptional regulator → MNLHARIVDELGRLIVEGVLGDGQPLVPEELGRRFSASRTVVREALRVLESKGMVTARPRVGTWTLPPEAWDAIDPDVIAWRVNGPDGRKHLHELLELRLTIEPQAARLAAHHRRPGELSAMAAAYELMADAVERQDTAAFHDADSEFHAALIRASGNALIAQLQVPVVAALRAHGEPLELVAHSRVLTLVLAKNADGAESASRRLLETVAPYRSPAP
- a CDS encoding ABC transporter permease, translating into MSTPTQEKAAQEPGAPQQPSVLRRVLTGIGVQNSSLIITLVALIILLSVLNDNFLRTNNLLLIGSAITIMGLLALVQTLVIILGALDISVGSMAGLASVVSAMVFTSSGNAEVGILAAVGVGIVCGLVNGMIIIFGRVNPVVATLAMLATYKGIAQVISDGKSQGYTGGDDLFIFLAKGAILGLPSLVWVFLIVAAALHSLLKYTDIGRNVYAIGGNDTAARLAGININRYIIGVYALAGVVAAVAGVLITARTGSGQPVSGSEGLELQAVTGAALGGTMLKGGRGSIISTVLAVIILGVLDNGMSGLGINPFWQNVAHGALLVIAVVLQQLRSGERRVGLPE
- a CDS encoding sugar ABC transporter ATP-binding protein — protein: MKEIFRLADRVAVLRDGKLVGVQQAGETDEASLVRMMIGRDLSALERRVTQDTGEVVLKLDNVTTDDVTGISLQVRAGEVVCLAGLVGAGRSELARAIVADLPIRSGTVELAGKRLRARNPGDAVKAGIGFAPEERKTDALLMQRSVRDNISISVLDRLRRFRVVKRAKERTLVEEYIRELRVRTPSMEQEVRKLSGGNQQKAVLARWLARRPKLLILDEPTRGVDVGAKAEIYRIIDGLAAEGIALLVISSDLPEVLTLADRILVMRAGRLAGEIASADATEEAVLTLAIPETEPAVEEQQEIGA
- a CDS encoding substrate-binding domain-containing protein, whose protein sequence is MIAGVMLAACSSGKTEAPASQQAPANGKITLYYLQKQGDQQYFVEQAQGAQEKAKELGVELKVVNLGQDANKAITELDAAVAQGANGVAIVVPDQAIGPQVIDKAKSAGIPIIASDDVIKDGSGAKAPFVGFNGSQMGDSVGTEAGKLFKAAGWTAADTKIISAYKQDLSVCTDRVNAAKSAFAKAGDPSIPVIDVGTDNSPVDAQNRSGAVIGSNPGVKHWVVWGCNDENETGVVTALANSGVQANNIIGVGLGAYLTCKDWAAGKDTGNKSALYISGAEVGRSAIQVLVDKVKNGKELPAETIAKTTIVNKDNYKQAGVNCT
- a CDS encoding CapA family protein, with the protein product MTSYRFAALAGTAVLLAACSSPPQQGPAPTPFPESSSDASAPAPDGSFSVVATGDVLIHPALSDQAEADGHGKFDYRPLLAGIKPLISGADLGICHLETPLAPEGGPYSGYPSFSAPPEIAAAIKDTGYDTCSTASNHTIDQGAGGVERTLDALDANGLKHTGSARSAKEAATPLILDVHGVKVAQVSYAFGFNGIKVPAGKPWLANQIDVDDVLAAAKKAREAGAQVVIASLHWGVEYQHDPTAEQRSQAKKLLGSADIDLIVGHHAHVVQPFEKVGDKWVAYGLGNSVARHSDPRGDTEEGAAARFRFVRDGDRWKVDKAEYVPTLIKLDTPIRLLDLSTSPASAQVTKALSDTDKNILSLGADKDGLTRPGK
- a CDS encoding family 2 encapsulin nanocompartment cargo protein polyprenyl transferase, with the translated sequence MTTLDTRTAARPLSDVLTWSKSLVDAATRTAAERLPESMRRIAGYHFGWCDAKGEPTRGDGGKALRPALVLLCAEAVGGDAADAVSAAVAVELVHNFSLLHDDVMDGDTTRRHRPTAWTVFGTGPAVLAGDALLSLAFELLAPSGVASTRLLSAGVLDLLDGQAADLGFEQRDDVTPGECVRMAEGKTAALLGAACTLGALAGRGKPEDAERLGAFGRSVGLAFQHIDDLLGIWGDPDVTGKPVYSDLQNRKKSLPVVTALCSGTAAGAELAELYSGPDPLDEASLARAAALVDEAGGRQWSQAQAEALLAKGLRDLAAVNPVPRAGAELATLARLITTRTH